A portion of the Pseudomonas synxantha BG33R genome contains these proteins:
- a CDS encoding cytochrome b, giving the protein MKKMFETTPLPSDHYDVVSRALHGLMALVFTWIYCTAVAHYLASDSTVDKLLWPYHKPTGLLLLVLLILRASWNLLHRHHRPPSVNRWSSIGHGALYALMLLIPVIGLLRQYGSGREFSAFGLTIMEGLEGEKVQWMIDLGRDFHSELGWTMLVLIVGHIGAVLVHSLRGEPQVLRRMFGRRA; this is encoded by the coding sequence ATGAAGAAGATGTTCGAGACAACCCCTTTGCCCAGTGATCACTACGATGTTGTCAGTCGGGCACTGCACGGGTTGATGGCCCTGGTTTTCACCTGGATCTATTGCACGGCGGTGGCCCACTACCTGGCTTCCGACTCTACGGTGGACAAACTGCTGTGGCCCTATCACAAGCCCACAGGGTTGTTATTGCTGGTGCTGCTGATACTGCGGGCCAGCTGGAACCTGTTGCACCGGCACCATCGCCCCCCAAGCGTGAACCGCTGGTCATCGATCGGGCATGGCGCGCTCTATGCGCTGATGTTGCTGATCCCCGTGATCGGGCTGCTGCGCCAGTACGGCTCCGGTCGCGAATTTTCGGCGTTTGGCCTGACGATCATGGAGGGCCTGGAAGGCGAAAAGGTGCAGTGGATGATTGATCTGGGCCGCGACTTCCACAGCGAACTGGGGTGGACGATGCTGGTATTGATTGTCGGGCATATCGGCGCGGTGCTTGTGCATTCGCTGCGAGGCGAGCCTCAGGTATTGCGACGCATGTTTGGTCGTAGGGCTTGA
- a CDS encoding putative natural product biosynthesis protein, protein MNQLLPAGASRLVSKASRRLCAEPALPDYPSNARCFVHLDARLLPHWHTLFDICPALLKLDPPEGLNLFRSFMTWAYRHRPPLDWTYHLNVCRWLLGSMYRAQIDNEPIETFMAAAAACWVTTDQSQAQGVVLAWQDARIVDWKGRPLADIERQVLPAPAGDFAWCPLTRQAGFSGWQPVP, encoded by the coding sequence ATGAATCAACTATTGCCTGCAGGCGCCAGCCGCCTGGTCAGCAAGGCGTCCCGTCGCCTGTGCGCGGAGCCCGCGCTGCCCGACTACCCGAGTAATGCCCGTTGCTTTGTGCACCTGGATGCACGCCTGTTGCCCCATTGGCACACCTTGTTCGATATCTGCCCGGCATTGCTCAAGCTTGACCCGCCGGAGGGGCTGAACCTGTTTCGCAGCTTTATGACCTGGGCCTATCGCCATCGGCCGCCGTTGGATTGGACCTACCATCTGAACGTCTGCCGCTGGCTGCTGGGCTCGATGTACCGTGCGCAAATAGATAACGAGCCGATAGAAACCTTCATGGCTGCCGCGGCGGCGTGCTGGGTGACGACCGATCAAAGCCAGGCCCAGGGCGTGGTTCTGGCCTGGCAAGACGCACGGATTGTTGATTGGAAGGGCAGGCCGCTGGCTGATATCGAACGCCAGGTGTTGCCTGCCCCGGCAGGGGATTTTGCCTGGTGCCCGTTGACCCGCCAGGCTGGCTTCAGCGGTTGGCAACCGGTGCCTTGA
- a CDS encoding DUF2946 domain-containing protein: protein MKLRHSDRSLIAWALYFCVLMNLFACGLGHGQMMGQQLNGIGGLFCSVEGGQLPISDKGLADPSSSNISNYFACPVCNAITVAIVFLIGLAWLLGLGQTPRPGHERRNKAPPRYSWPSANPRASPAF from the coding sequence ATGAAATTGCGCCACTCTGACCGTTCGCTGATCGCCTGGGCCCTGTACTTCTGCGTGCTGATGAACCTGTTCGCCTGCGGTTTGGGGCACGGTCAGATGATGGGCCAGCAGCTCAACGGCATCGGTGGGCTGTTCTGTTCAGTGGAAGGTGGCCAGTTGCCAATTTCCGATAAAGGGTTGGCTGACCCGAGTTCCAGCAACATCTCGAACTACTTTGCCTGCCCGGTCTGCAACGCCATTACCGTCGCTATCGTATTCCTGATCGGCCTGGCCTGGCTGCTTGGCCTCGGGCAAACCCCGCGCCCGGGCCATGAGCGTCGCAACAAGGCGCCGCCGCGTTATTCCTGGCCCTCGGCCAACCCCCGCGCTTCCCCCGCATTCTGA